A DNA window from Malus domestica chromosome 12, GDT2T_hap1 contains the following coding sequences:
- the LOC103423585 gene encoding disease resistance protein RUN1-like isoform X1 — MDNWSSLGKLLIMVLVLQSYHYAHRNSGLVFDVLIFLLCSLGLVFRQMNISVPDKTSSLSSSSSSPSSSTSSSTSSPSISSSSSSSASPSLSSFSKGSLYEVFISFRGEDTRKNFTGHLYEALTKAGINAFIDDELRRGEDITSELVQAIQGSRISIIVFSRRYSDSSWCLEELVKIMECRRTLGQLVLPIFYDVDPSHVRKQTGSFAQSFLKHTDEKKVERWRAALTEASNLSGWDRRNTLDGHEAKFIRMITNDVITKLNNKYFDVAPYQVGIDTRVLDINNYLGIGDSYDVRVIGILGMGGIGKTTIAKAIYNRFYERFEGKSFLEKVREKKLEKLQKQLLFDILQTKTKVSSVAVGTALVRERFQRLKVLVIVDDVDDVKQLRELTGNCHSFGPGSRIIITTRNERVLKEFAVEKIYRAKVMAQEEALELLSWHAFRSSSCPSQYLVLEREVVNYCGGLPLALEVLGSTLFKRSVDEWRSILDELKMIPRGEIQAQLKISYDGLNDNYKRRIFLDIACFFIGMDKNDVVQILDGCGFYATTGIEVLFNRCLVTINRENKIMMHDLLRDMGRDIVHAENPDFPRERSRLWHPEDVNDVLIDKFQGTEKIEGLALNLPSPEETSFSTKAFRNMKRLRLLQLNYVRLTGGYQCLSKKLRWLCWHGFPLEFIPIELCQPNIVVIDMQYSSLRQVLCEYSGLLDKLKILNLSHSHDLTQSPDFLKFPNLEKLILKDCKRLAKVHKSIGDLKSLVLVNLKDCETLKALPRSFYKLKSVKTLVLDGCSRFQSLSEHLGEMASLVTLYANGTAIKKVPPSIVRLEKLELLSLSKLKCSLQLPSLQGLRSLTSLILADSNIEEVPNDIGSSLPCLVELCVDDNNFGSLPSLSDLSKLLILSLNGCRNLVEITDLPKSLGFLHMDDCSVLERMPDFSGMSTTVVLFSPKLIEFPGLDSALNSGLTLFMITHNNVIDFLLKDSTLQGWTGGGTITLVGRQIPTWFNHVNEGTQVSFEVPKEIGCNAKALAVCLAFVPRDYVSSCYIYVINHTKGTSFCVELGDVFFIEEIIWLANLSLSETEFNLEESDLVHVIAHFPVKKIGVRLVCDKLMNFEGSLLDYHYIPYERALEEISTEVDDFDEDYEDDDFDEDDDNTMRILMGMMRRILMRMMKTRWRIIRAKKLRLIMMRVMMKTRRRTETMTTM, encoded by the exons ATGGATAACTGGTCGAGCTTAGGGAAGCTGTTAATTATGGTGCTGGTGTTACAGTCCTACCACTATGCACATCGCAATTCCGGTCTTGTTTTTGATGTCCTCATCTTCCTCCTCTGCTCCCTCGGCCTCGTCTTTCGCCAAATGAATATCTCCGTCCCCGATAAAACCTCGTCCTTGTCCTCGTCCTCCTCCTCGCCCTCATCCTCAACgtcctcctccacctcctcacCCTCAATCTCATCCTCATCGTCCTCCTCCGCCTCCCCGTCCTTGTCCTCCTTCTCAAAAGGCTCGCTCTACGAAGTGTTCATAAGCTTTAGAGGCGAAGACACACGTAAAAACTTCACGGGCCACCTCTACGAAGCATTGACAAAGGCCGGAATCAACGCCTTTATTGACGACGAACTAAGAAGAGGAGAAGATATAACTAGCGAACTTGTGCAGGCAATCCAAGGTTCTAGGATCTCTATCATCGTCTTCTCAAGACGGTACTCGGACTCCAGTTGGTGTCTTGAGGAGCTGGTTAAGATCATGGAGTGTAGAAGAACGCTAGGGCAATTAGTTTTGCCAATATTCTATGACGTTGATCCTTCGCATGTCAGGAAACAGACTGGTAGTTTTGCACAATCGTTTCTGAAACATACAGATGAAAAAAAGGTAGAGAGGTGGAGAGCTGCTCTTACTGAAGCTTCGAATTTGTCTGGCTGGGATCGCAGAAACACTTTGGACGG GCATGAAGCAAAGTTTATCAGAATGATTACCAATGACGTCATTACGAAGTTGAACAACAAATACTTCGACGTAGCGCCCTATCAAGTCGGAATAGATACTCGAGTGCTGGATATCAATAATTATTTAGGCATCGGAGATTCATATGATGTTCGTGTGATCGGAATTTTGGGCATGGGTGGAATAGGTAAAACAACGATTGCTAAAGCCATTTATAACAGATTTTATGAAAGGTTTGAAGGTAAAAGTTTCCTTGAAAAAGTGAGGGAAAAGAAACTagaaaaattgcaaaaacaaCTTCTTTTCGATATCTTGCAAACCAAGACAAAGGTAAGCAGTGTTGCTGTAGGGACCGCCTTGGTAAGGGAAAGATTTCAACGCTTAAAGGTACTTGTCATAGTTGATGATGTAGATGATGTGAAACAGCTACGCGAATTAACTGGAAATTGCCACTCTTTTGGCCCGGGAAGCAGAATCATCATCACAACTAGAAACGAACGTGTGCTAAAAGAATTTGCAGTTGAAAAGATATATCGGGCGAAAGTAATGGCCCAAGAAGAAGCTCTTGAGCTCCTAAGTTGGCATGCTTTCAGAAGTAGTAGTTGTCCTAGTCAATATCTTGTGCTTGAAAGAGAAGTTGTCAATTACTGTGGAGGATTGCCGCTggctcttgaagttttaggATCTACTCTTTTCAAACGAAGCGTAGATGAATGGAGAagtatattggatgaattgaaaatGATTCCTCGTGGAGAAATTCAGGCACAACTAAAAATAAGCTACGACGGGCTAAATGATAATTACAAGAGGCGGATATTCCTCGATATAGCTTGTTTTTTTATCGGAATGGACAAGAACGATGTCGTGCAAATCTTGGATGGTTGTGGCTTTTATGCAACAACAGGAATCGAGGTCCTCTTTAACCGGTGCCTTGTGACTATTAATAGAGAAAACAAGATTATGATGCATGATTTGCTTCGGGATATGGGCAGAGATATCGTGCATGCAGAAAATCCCGATTTCCCTAGAGAACGGAGTAGATTGTGGCATCCTGAAGATGTAAATGATGTATTGATAGACAAATTT CAGGGAACTGAAAAAATTGAAGGTCTGGCTTTGAATTTGCCAAGTCCTGAAGAGACTAGTTTCAGTACTAAGGCGTTTAGAAATATGAAGAGACTGAGATTGCTCCAACTAAACTACGTTCGGCTCACTGGGGGATACCAATGTCTTTCCAAAAAATTAAGATGGTTGTGCTGGCATGGATTCCCATTGGAGTTCATACCAATAGAACTGTGTCAACCAAACATAGTTGTTATCGACATGCAGTACAGCAGCCTCAGACAAGTTCTTTGTGAGTATTCTGGG TTGCTTGATAAGTTGAAGATTCTAAATCTCAGCCACTCCCACGATCTAACACAATCGCCAGACTTTTTGAAATTCCCAAATCTTGAGAAATTGATACTCAAAGACTGTAAGAGGTTGGCTAAAGTTCACAAGTCCATCGGAGATCTCAAGAGTCTTGTGTTGGTGAATTTGAAAGACTGTGAAACGCTTAAGGCTCTTCCGAGGAGTTTCTACAAGTTGAAATCTGTCAAAACTCTTGTTCTCGATGGTTGTTCAAGATTCCAAAGCTTGTCTGAGCACTTGGGAGAAATGGCATCATTGGTCACTCTTTATGCAAATGGGACGGCCATAAAAAAAGTACCACCTTCCATCGTACGACTAGAGAAGCTCGAGCTCTTATCTTTGAGTAAATTGAAGTGTTCTTTGCAGCTACCTTCCTTACAAGGTTTACGCTCTTTGACAAGCTTAATTTTGGCGGACAGCAATATAGAGGAAGTGCCTAATGATATTGGGAGTAGTCTACCTTGTTTAGTGGAGTTATGTGTAGATGACAATAATTTTGGGAGCCTTCCAAGCCTCAGTGACCTCTCCAAGCTTCTTATATTATCCTTGAACGGTTGCAGAAACCTTGTCGAGATTACAGATTTACCAAAAAGTTTGGGTTTCCTGCACATGGACGACTGCTCTGTATTAGAAAGAATGCCAGATTTTTCAGGCATGTCGACAACGGTGGTTCTCTTTTCCCCGAAACTCATTGAGTTTCCAGGCTTGGATAGTGCGTTAAACTCGGGACTCACACTTTTTATGATAACACACAACAATGTCATAGATTTCCTTCTTAAGGATAGCACGCTACag GGATGGACAGGAGGTGGAACTATAACTCTTGTAGGAAGACAAATTCCCACTTGGTTCAATCATGTCAACGAGGGTACCCAAGTCTCTTTTGAAGTGCCTAAGGAAATTGGTTGTAATGCAAAAGCGTTGGCTGTGTGCCTGGCTTTTGTTCCTCGTGATTACGTCAGCTCGTGTTATATTTATGTTATTAATCACACCAAGGGTACCAGTTTTTGTGTCGAACTAGGAGATGTTTTTTTCATTGAAGAGATCATTTGGCTGGCAAATCTATCATTGTCGGAAACCGAGTTCAATTTGGAAGAAAGCGATTTGGTCCATGTTATTGCACATTTTCCGGTGAAGAAAATAGGGGTACGTTTAGTATGCGACAAACTTATGAATTTCGAAGGTTCGTTATTAGATTACCATTATATCCCTTACGAACGGGCCTTAGAAGAAATTTCTACCGAAGTTGATGATTTTGATGAGGattatgaagatgatgattttgatgagGATGATGACAACACGATGAGGATTTTGATGGGGATGATGAGGAGGATtttgatgaggatgatgaagacgAGGTGGAGGATAATCAGGGCCAAGAAGTTGCGGCTGATAATGATGAGGGTGATGATGAAGACAAGGAGGAGGACCGAGACGATGACGACTATGTAA
- the LOC139189930 gene encoding protein RTF1 homolog: MPDTISNKIDDEQGSQEEGGYNDSGSDRGWGNSNESDVGSDLYKDKDNRRKLAEMSELQRELILSERAQKKDDKSLKDKFQPKWDKGKALQSRKETPPLPSSRVHSSATSADRAAFKDDALNELRAKRLKLHDPEAHRKLRYASRSEDDGSSGDDAMIDSDDERSEGLTFDDIKEITIRRSKLAKWFMEPFLEELIVVCVVRVGIGRSKSGTINGGSSTGRHGGTCSSLGSCGWCREKKRASLNILKTLNALIS, translated from the coding sequence ATGCCTGATACCATTTCAAACAAAATAGACGATGAACAAGGTAGCCAGGAAGAAGGTGGTTATAACGATAGTGGTTCGGATCGGGGGTGGGGGAACAGCAATGAATCTGATGTTGGCAGTGATCTTTACAAGGATAAAGACAATAGGCGGAAGCTCGCAGAGATGTCTGAACTTCAAAGAGAGCTAATTCTGTCTGAAAGAGCACAGAAGAAAGATGACAAGAGTTTAAAGGATAAGTTCCAACCAAAGTGGGACAAAGGGAAAGCCCTACAGTCCCGAAAAGAGACTCCACCTCTTCCATCCTCTCGGGTGCATTCATCAGCCACATCTGCTGACAGGGCAGCTTTCAAGGATGATGCATTGAATGAGTTACGAGCAAAACGTTTGAAGCTGCATGACCCTGAGGCTCACCGCAAGTTGAGATATGCTTCTCGTAGTGAAGATGATGGATCATCAGGGGATGATGCAATgattgacagtgatgatgaaaGGTCAGAGGGACTAACTTTTGACGATATAAAGGAGATTACCATTCGAAGGTCAAAACTTGCAAAGTGGTTTATGGAGCCCTTCTTGGAAGAGTTAATTGTGGTTTGCGTTGTAAGGGTTGGAATTGGGAGGTCAAAATCTGGGACTATCAATGGTGGGAGCAGTACGGGCAGGCATGGCGGCACCTGCAGCAGCCTTGGAAGCTGCGGCTGGTGCAGGGAGAAGAAGAGGGCTTCTCTGAACATATTAAAAACCTTAAATGCATTAATAAGTTGA
- the LOC103423585 gene encoding disease resistance protein RUN1-like isoform X2 — protein sequence MDNWSSLGKLLIMVLVLQSYHYAHRNSGLVFDVLIFLLCSLGLVFRQMNISVPDKTSSLSSSSSSPSSSTSSSTSSPSISSSSSSSASPSLSSFSKGSLYEVFISFRGEDTRKNFTGHLYEALTKAGINAFIDDELRRGEDITSELVQAIQGSRISIIVFSRRYSDSSWCLEELVKIMECRRTLGQLVLPIFYDVDPSHVRKQTGSFAQSFLKHTDEKKVERWRAALTEASNLSGWDRRNTLDGHEAKFIRMITNDVITKLNNKYFDVAPYQVGIDTRVLDINNYLGIGDSYDVRVIGILGMGGIGKTTIAKAIYNRFYERFEGKSFLEKVREKKLEKLQKQLLFDILQTKTKVSSVAVGTALVRERFQRLKVLVIVDDVDDVKQLRELTGNCHSFGPGSRIIITTRNERVLKEFAVEKIYRAKVMAQEEALELLSWHAFRSSSCPSQYLVLEREVVNYCGGLPLALEVLGSTLFKRSVDEWRSILDELKMIPRGEIQAQLKISYDGLNDNYKRRIFLDIACFFIGMDKNDVVQILDGCGFYATTGIEVLFNRCLVTINRENKIMMHDLLRDMGRDIVHAENPDFPRERSRLWHPEDVNDVLIDKFGTEKIEGLALNLPSPEETSFSTKAFRNMKRLRLLQLNYVRLTGGYQCLSKKLRWLCWHGFPLEFIPIELCQPNIVVIDMQYSSLRQVLCEYSGLLDKLKILNLSHSHDLTQSPDFLKFPNLEKLILKDCKRLAKVHKSIGDLKSLVLVNLKDCETLKALPRSFYKLKSVKTLVLDGCSRFQSLSEHLGEMASLVTLYANGTAIKKVPPSIVRLEKLELLSLSKLKCSLQLPSLQGLRSLTSLILADSNIEEVPNDIGSSLPCLVELCVDDNNFGSLPSLSDLSKLLILSLNGCRNLVEITDLPKSLGFLHMDDCSVLERMPDFSGMSTTVVLFSPKLIEFPGLDSALNSGLTLFMITHNNVIDFLLKDSTLQGWTGGGTITLVGRQIPTWFNHVNEGTQVSFEVPKEIGCNAKALAVCLAFVPRDYVSSCYIYVINHTKGTSFCVELGDVFFIEEIIWLANLSLSETEFNLEESDLVHVIAHFPVKKIGVRLVCDKLMNFEGSLLDYHYIPYERALEEISTEVDDFDEDYEDDDFDEDDDNTMRILMGMMRRILMRMMKTRWRIIRAKKLRLIMMRVMMKTRRRTETMTTM from the exons ATGGATAACTGGTCGAGCTTAGGGAAGCTGTTAATTATGGTGCTGGTGTTACAGTCCTACCACTATGCACATCGCAATTCCGGTCTTGTTTTTGATGTCCTCATCTTCCTCCTCTGCTCCCTCGGCCTCGTCTTTCGCCAAATGAATATCTCCGTCCCCGATAAAACCTCGTCCTTGTCCTCGTCCTCCTCCTCGCCCTCATCCTCAACgtcctcctccacctcctcacCCTCAATCTCATCCTCATCGTCCTCCTCCGCCTCCCCGTCCTTGTCCTCCTTCTCAAAAGGCTCGCTCTACGAAGTGTTCATAAGCTTTAGAGGCGAAGACACACGTAAAAACTTCACGGGCCACCTCTACGAAGCATTGACAAAGGCCGGAATCAACGCCTTTATTGACGACGAACTAAGAAGAGGAGAAGATATAACTAGCGAACTTGTGCAGGCAATCCAAGGTTCTAGGATCTCTATCATCGTCTTCTCAAGACGGTACTCGGACTCCAGTTGGTGTCTTGAGGAGCTGGTTAAGATCATGGAGTGTAGAAGAACGCTAGGGCAATTAGTTTTGCCAATATTCTATGACGTTGATCCTTCGCATGTCAGGAAACAGACTGGTAGTTTTGCACAATCGTTTCTGAAACATACAGATGAAAAAAAGGTAGAGAGGTGGAGAGCTGCTCTTACTGAAGCTTCGAATTTGTCTGGCTGGGATCGCAGAAACACTTTGGACGG GCATGAAGCAAAGTTTATCAGAATGATTACCAATGACGTCATTACGAAGTTGAACAACAAATACTTCGACGTAGCGCCCTATCAAGTCGGAATAGATACTCGAGTGCTGGATATCAATAATTATTTAGGCATCGGAGATTCATATGATGTTCGTGTGATCGGAATTTTGGGCATGGGTGGAATAGGTAAAACAACGATTGCTAAAGCCATTTATAACAGATTTTATGAAAGGTTTGAAGGTAAAAGTTTCCTTGAAAAAGTGAGGGAAAAGAAACTagaaaaattgcaaaaacaaCTTCTTTTCGATATCTTGCAAACCAAGACAAAGGTAAGCAGTGTTGCTGTAGGGACCGCCTTGGTAAGGGAAAGATTTCAACGCTTAAAGGTACTTGTCATAGTTGATGATGTAGATGATGTGAAACAGCTACGCGAATTAACTGGAAATTGCCACTCTTTTGGCCCGGGAAGCAGAATCATCATCACAACTAGAAACGAACGTGTGCTAAAAGAATTTGCAGTTGAAAAGATATATCGGGCGAAAGTAATGGCCCAAGAAGAAGCTCTTGAGCTCCTAAGTTGGCATGCTTTCAGAAGTAGTAGTTGTCCTAGTCAATATCTTGTGCTTGAAAGAGAAGTTGTCAATTACTGTGGAGGATTGCCGCTggctcttgaagttttaggATCTACTCTTTTCAAACGAAGCGTAGATGAATGGAGAagtatattggatgaattgaaaatGATTCCTCGTGGAGAAATTCAGGCACAACTAAAAATAAGCTACGACGGGCTAAATGATAATTACAAGAGGCGGATATTCCTCGATATAGCTTGTTTTTTTATCGGAATGGACAAGAACGATGTCGTGCAAATCTTGGATGGTTGTGGCTTTTATGCAACAACAGGAATCGAGGTCCTCTTTAACCGGTGCCTTGTGACTATTAATAGAGAAAACAAGATTATGATGCATGATTTGCTTCGGGATATGGGCAGAGATATCGTGCATGCAGAAAATCCCGATTTCCCTAGAGAACGGAGTAGATTGTGGCATCCTGAAGATGTAAATGATGTATTGATAGACAAATTT GGAACTGAAAAAATTGAAGGTCTGGCTTTGAATTTGCCAAGTCCTGAAGAGACTAGTTTCAGTACTAAGGCGTTTAGAAATATGAAGAGACTGAGATTGCTCCAACTAAACTACGTTCGGCTCACTGGGGGATACCAATGTCTTTCCAAAAAATTAAGATGGTTGTGCTGGCATGGATTCCCATTGGAGTTCATACCAATAGAACTGTGTCAACCAAACATAGTTGTTATCGACATGCAGTACAGCAGCCTCAGACAAGTTCTTTGTGAGTATTCTGGG TTGCTTGATAAGTTGAAGATTCTAAATCTCAGCCACTCCCACGATCTAACACAATCGCCAGACTTTTTGAAATTCCCAAATCTTGAGAAATTGATACTCAAAGACTGTAAGAGGTTGGCTAAAGTTCACAAGTCCATCGGAGATCTCAAGAGTCTTGTGTTGGTGAATTTGAAAGACTGTGAAACGCTTAAGGCTCTTCCGAGGAGTTTCTACAAGTTGAAATCTGTCAAAACTCTTGTTCTCGATGGTTGTTCAAGATTCCAAAGCTTGTCTGAGCACTTGGGAGAAATGGCATCATTGGTCACTCTTTATGCAAATGGGACGGCCATAAAAAAAGTACCACCTTCCATCGTACGACTAGAGAAGCTCGAGCTCTTATCTTTGAGTAAATTGAAGTGTTCTTTGCAGCTACCTTCCTTACAAGGTTTACGCTCTTTGACAAGCTTAATTTTGGCGGACAGCAATATAGAGGAAGTGCCTAATGATATTGGGAGTAGTCTACCTTGTTTAGTGGAGTTATGTGTAGATGACAATAATTTTGGGAGCCTTCCAAGCCTCAGTGACCTCTCCAAGCTTCTTATATTATCCTTGAACGGTTGCAGAAACCTTGTCGAGATTACAGATTTACCAAAAAGTTTGGGTTTCCTGCACATGGACGACTGCTCTGTATTAGAAAGAATGCCAGATTTTTCAGGCATGTCGACAACGGTGGTTCTCTTTTCCCCGAAACTCATTGAGTTTCCAGGCTTGGATAGTGCGTTAAACTCGGGACTCACACTTTTTATGATAACACACAACAATGTCATAGATTTCCTTCTTAAGGATAGCACGCTACag GGATGGACAGGAGGTGGAACTATAACTCTTGTAGGAAGACAAATTCCCACTTGGTTCAATCATGTCAACGAGGGTACCCAAGTCTCTTTTGAAGTGCCTAAGGAAATTGGTTGTAATGCAAAAGCGTTGGCTGTGTGCCTGGCTTTTGTTCCTCGTGATTACGTCAGCTCGTGTTATATTTATGTTATTAATCACACCAAGGGTACCAGTTTTTGTGTCGAACTAGGAGATGTTTTTTTCATTGAAGAGATCATTTGGCTGGCAAATCTATCATTGTCGGAAACCGAGTTCAATTTGGAAGAAAGCGATTTGGTCCATGTTATTGCACATTTTCCGGTGAAGAAAATAGGGGTACGTTTAGTATGCGACAAACTTATGAATTTCGAAGGTTCGTTATTAGATTACCATTATATCCCTTACGAACGGGCCTTAGAAGAAATTTCTACCGAAGTTGATGATTTTGATGAGGattatgaagatgatgattttgatgagGATGATGACAACACGATGAGGATTTTGATGGGGATGATGAGGAGGATtttgatgaggatgatgaagacgAGGTGGAGGATAATCAGGGCCAAGAAGTTGCGGCTGATAATGATGAGGGTGATGATGAAGACAAGGAGGAGGACCGAGACGATGACGACTATGTAA